A window of the Verrucomicrobiia bacterium genome harbors these coding sequences:
- the ccoS gene encoding cbb3-type cytochrome oxidase assembly protein CcoS has protein sequence MSVIFLLIPLSIIAATGFLLAFVWAVRSGQYEDTATPSMRVLLDEPGKPVKKNDLATKPEKTEHEPGNV, from the coding sequence ATGAGCGTCATCTTTCTATTGATCCCGCTGAGCATCATCGCCGCCACCGGCTTTCTCCTCGCCTTCGTGTGGGCGGTGCGTAGCGGTCAGTACGAGGATACGGCCACGCCTTCCATGCGTGTGCTGCTGGATGAGCCGGGCAAACCGGTGAAGAAAAACGATTTAGCGACCAAACCTGAAAAGACTGAACATGAACCTGGAAACGTTTAA
- a CDS encoding heavy metal translocating P-type ATPase metal-binding domain-containing protein, with translation MPNDLAKTTAPEATALTLLNDTTCTHCGTTCGADPLTRENHVFCCQGCQLVFELLTENGLGNFYELSENAGVRIGGPAKVEQYQYLDEPAVRERLVDFSNERITRITFRIPAIHCIACVWLLENLYRLNPQIGEARVHFPRKEIALSFATDQVKLSEVVTLLASLGYEPELKLADLEARPKGIVSRKLWLQVGIAGFAFGNTMLFSLASYLGLDSASEPYFHRIFGWFSLALSLPVVIYSAQDYWRAAWVSLRQKLLTIEVPIAAGIVAIFLQSTYEVVSGTGEGYFDSLAGLLFFLLSGRVFQQKTYDRLAFDRDYKSFFPLSVVRKGKMEERIALSQIQTGDHLILRNGELIPADARLVAGPAVIDYSFVTGESEPVEKQTGDYIYAGGRQIGGAIEVETVKAVSQSYLTSLWNQEAFRKEDRDSLDNLTNEYSQRFTKLVLAIALGAAAYWAVFNPSLALKSFTAVLIVACPCALALAAPFTLGTAHRWLAKWNAFLKSAGIIERLARVDTIVFDKTGTLTAVGGGLVKFHGTPLSEAEERALFSMTRHSTHPLAVRLGHAIAGNHFPDTVRSFLETAGCGMEGQVNRQEIWMGSATWLQSRGLRVASAAAESGSVIHVAINGQYRGCYVLQNALRPETDRLIQNLSSHYELALLSGDNERERARFAEIFGAQAHLHFNQSPLNKLGFIRDLQQRGKTVMMVGDGLNDAGALKQSDVGVAVVEDMSAFSPASDMILSARLVPRIDAILRFAKSAVRVIKASFLVSAAYNVIGLALAVQGLLSPVVCAILMPVSSITVVGFACLMTGWMAKREGIGATMEEIR, from the coding sequence ATGCCGAACGACTTAGCCAAGACGACTGCACCAGAAGCGACAGCACTGACGCTTTTGAACGACACGACATGCACTCACTGCGGCACAACTTGCGGCGCTGATCCTCTGACAAGAGAAAACCATGTTTTCTGCTGCCAAGGCTGTCAGTTGGTGTTCGAACTGCTCACCGAGAACGGTCTCGGTAACTTCTACGAGTTGAGCGAGAATGCGGGCGTACGCATCGGCGGACCGGCCAAGGTGGAGCAATACCAGTATCTGGATGAACCGGCGGTGCGCGAGCGCCTGGTGGATTTCAGCAATGAACGTATCACGCGTATCACCTTCCGCATCCCGGCCATCCATTGCATCGCCTGCGTGTGGTTGCTGGAAAATCTTTACCGGCTGAATCCGCAGATCGGCGAAGCGCGCGTCCATTTCCCGCGTAAGGAGATCGCGCTCTCGTTCGCGACGGATCAGGTGAAGCTGAGCGAAGTGGTGACATTGCTGGCGTCACTCGGCTATGAGCCGGAACTGAAACTGGCGGACCTCGAAGCGCGGCCCAAGGGCATCGTGAGCCGCAAGCTGTGGTTGCAAGTCGGCATCGCGGGTTTTGCGTTCGGCAACACGATGCTGTTCAGTCTGGCCTCCTATCTCGGTCTCGACAGCGCGAGCGAACCTTACTTTCACAGAATATTCGGATGGTTCAGCCTGGCACTCTCGCTGCCCGTGGTGATCTACAGTGCGCAAGATTACTGGCGCGCGGCATGGGTGAGCCTGCGCCAGAAGCTGCTGACCATCGAGGTGCCAATCGCGGCGGGCATCGTCGCTATCTTCCTGCAGAGCACATATGAGGTCGTGAGTGGGACGGGTGAAGGCTACTTCGATTCGCTCGCGGGCCTGCTGTTCTTCCTCTTGAGCGGTCGTGTGTTTCAACAGAAGACGTATGACCGGCTGGCGTTTGACCGGGATTACAAGTCGTTCTTTCCGCTCTCAGTGGTGCGGAAAGGCAAGATGGAAGAACGCATCGCGCTCTCGCAGATCCAGACGGGTGATCATCTCATCCTGCGCAATGGCGAACTGATCCCTGCTGATGCGCGGCTGGTCGCGGGACCGGCGGTGATCGATTACAGCTTCGTCACCGGCGAATCGGAACCGGTGGAGAAGCAGACCGGCGACTATATCTACGCCGGCGGGCGCCAGATCGGCGGGGCCATCGAAGTGGAGACAGTAAAAGCGGTCTCGCAAAGCTACCTGACCTCGCTCTGGAACCAGGAGGCCTTCCGCAAAGAAGACCGCGACAGCCTCGACAATCTCACGAACGAATACAGCCAGCGTTTCACGAAGCTGGTGCTGGCCATTGCGCTCGGGGCGGCGGCGTATTGGGCGGTCTTCAATCCGTCGCTCGCTTTGAAGTCGTTCACAGCGGTCCTTATCGTCGCTTGCCCCTGTGCTTTGGCGCTGGCCGCGCCGTTCACGCTTGGCACGGCACATCGCTGGCTGGCGAAGTGGAACGCTTTCCTGAAGAGCGCGGGCATCATCGAGCGGCTCGCTCGCGTGGACACAATCGTGTTCGACAAGACGGGCACTTTGACGGCTGTCGGTGGTGGTCTGGTGAAGTTTCACGGCACTCCCTTGAGCGAAGCCGAGGAGCGGGCGTTGTTCTCCATGACGCGGCACAGCACGCATCCGTTGGCGGTGCGCCTGGGGCATGCCATCGCGGGCAATCATTTCCCAGATACCGTGCGGTCCTTCTTGGAGACAGCCGGATGCGGCATGGAAGGCCAGGTCAACCGGCAGGAGATCTGGATGGGCTCGGCCACATGGTTGCAATCACGCGGACTAAGGGTGGCGAGTGCGGCGGCGGAAAGCGGCAGCGTCATCCATGTGGCCATCAACGGCCAGTATCGTGGCTGCTATGTGTTGCAGAACGCGTTGCGCCCGGAGACGGACCGGCTTATCCAAAATCTCTCGAGCCATTATGAATTGGCGCTGCTCAGTGGTGATAATGAACGCGAGCGGGCCCGTTTCGCGGAGATCTTCGGTGCGCAGGCGCATCTGCATTTCAACCAAAGCCCGTTGAACAAGCTCGGTTTCATCCGTGACCTGCAGCAGCGCGGCAAGACGGTGATGATGGTGGGTGATGGATTGAATGACGCCGGGGCACTGAAGCAGAGCGATGTGGGCGTGGCGGTAGTGGAAGACATGAGCGCCTTCTCACCGGCCAGCGACATGATTCTCTCCGCGCGATTGGTGCCACGCATCGATGCCATCTTGCGCTTCGCGAAGAGCGCGGTGCGGGTCATCAAAGCCAGTTTTCTCGTATCTGCTGCTTACAACGTCATCGGCCTGGCCTTGGCCGTGCAAGGTCTGCTCTCGCCCGTCGTGTGCGCGATCTTGATGCCGGTAAGTTCTATCACCGTAGTGGGCTTTGCGTGCCTGATGACCGGCTGGATGGCGAAGCGCGAAGGTATCGGCGCAACCATGGAGGAAATCCGATGA
- a CDS encoding response regulator, producing the protein MLGKILLVEDSETDAILIKSSLNKVYSDVQLHVVRDGQQAMDYLSGLGKFTDREKYPFPQLVLLDLKLPGISGLEVLRWIRSTPALAGLIIVVLTCSDFPADTTQAYNLGANSVLRKPSSGGDMAALLKSIIDYWARRE; encoded by the coding sequence ATGCTGGGAAAAATTCTATTGGTAGAAGACAGTGAAACTGATGCTATTCTGATAAAATCTTCCTTAAATAAGGTTTATTCGGATGTGCAACTTCATGTAGTCAGGGACGGCCAGCAGGCGATGGATTACCTGTCTGGCCTGGGTAAGTTTACGGATCGGGAAAAGTATCCTTTTCCCCAGCTTGTGTTATTGGACCTCAAGTTACCTGGTATTTCCGGGCTGGAAGTCTTGCGGTGGATACGTTCCACTCCGGCGCTTGCGGGATTGATCATCGTGGTGCTGACTTGTTCTGATTTTCCCGCAGATACGACCCAAGCGTATAATTTGGGTGCCAATTCGGTGCTGCGCAAACCCTCTTCAGGGGGGGACATGGCGGCCTTGTTGAAGTCCATCATAGATTATTGGGCGAGGAGAGAGTGA
- a CDS encoding DUF6428 family protein, which translates to MHLSEFKKTLSQHPDKALQFALPTGTKIPPHAHITEVARIDKHFIDCGGTVRKESTCRMQIWFADDTEHRISAGTLLKVLDKAASVMGADDLSVDFEYEAPFIAQFPISSIATDENALLVQLGIRHTDCLAKEYCTPSPKTSKNFVLPQLPKLEKTKCC; encoded by the coding sequence ATGCACCTTTCAGAATTCAAAAAAACTTTGAGCCAGCATCCGGACAAGGCGCTCCAATTCGCCCTGCCCACCGGCACCAAGATTCCGCCTCACGCGCACATCACGGAAGTCGCTCGCATCGACAAACACTTCATCGATTGCGGCGGCACCGTGCGAAAGGAATCCACCTGCCGCATGCAGATCTGGTTCGCCGATGACACCGAGCACCGTATCAGCGCTGGAACGTTGCTTAAAGTCTTGGATAAAGCCGCATCAGTTATGGGAGCAGATGATCTGTCCGTTGATTTTGAATATGAGGCCCCCTTCATCGCGCAATTCCCCATCTCTTCCATTGCTACAGATGAAAACGCTCTCTTGGTGCAACTGGGCATTCGCCACACCGATTGTCTAGCCAAAGAATACTGCACGCCTTCTCCCAAGACTTCGAAAAACTTTGTTCTCCCTCAGCTTCCCAAGCTGGAGAAAACCAAATGCTGCTAA
- the ccoN gene encoding cytochrome-c oxidase, cbb3-type subunit I, which produces MNLETFKYDNRIVRAFAIATVIWGIVGMSAGLLAAVQLFWPEANLQLQFVSFGRLRPLHTNAVVFAFVGNGMFMGIYYSLQRLCKARMFNDTLSWINFWGWNAIIVAAAVTLPLGLTTSKEYAELEWPIDIAIALVWVVFTVNLMGTILRRREKHMYVAIWFFIATALTVAMLHIVNSLAVPASAFKSYPIYAGVQDALVQWWYGHNAVAFFLTTPYLGLMYYFLPKAAERPVFSYRLSIIHFWALIFIYIWAGPHHLLFTALPDWAQSLGMVFSVMLVAPSWGGMLNGLLTLRGAWDKVRQEPMLKFMVVALTAYGMATLEGPLLSIKSVNSLSHYTDWTVAHVHTGALGWNGFLTFSMLYWLFPRLYNTPLWSKKLANWHFWISLTGMMFYVIPMYWSGITQGLMWKQFTPEGFLKYANFLETVIQLIPMFVLRAVGGLLYILGAFLMAYNLWKTAKSGVFVPEVEAQAAPRNAGHELHAEQDPWKHRWLEAKPITLTVLSLVAVAIGGLVEIVPMYLIKENVPTISSVKPYTPLEVLGRDIYIREGCVGCHSQMIRPFRSETERYGEYSKAGEFVYDHPFLWGSKRTGPDLHRVGAKYPDAWHYNHMDDPRLTSPGSIMPRYPWLLEQKMDKKALPARIAALRKVGVPYPEGYENGEALKDLEKQADTIVTNLKVGSVEAQPDKEIIAMIAYLQRLGTDIKVQAATTPAPNPSN; this is translated from the coding sequence ATGAACCTGGAAACGTTTAAATACGATAACCGGATCGTCCGCGCCTTTGCGATCGCCACCGTGATATGGGGCATCGTGGGCATGAGCGCCGGCTTGCTGGCGGCCGTGCAACTCTTCTGGCCGGAAGCCAACCTGCAACTGCAGTTCGTGAGCTTCGGCCGCCTGCGGCCACTGCATACGAATGCCGTGGTCTTTGCCTTCGTGGGCAATGGCATGTTCATGGGCATCTACTACTCGCTCCAGCGGCTGTGCAAGGCGCGCATGTTCAATGACACGTTGAGCTGGATCAATTTCTGGGGCTGGAACGCGATCATCGTGGCCGCCGCCGTCACACTCCCGCTTGGTCTTACCACGAGCAAGGAATACGCGGAGCTGGAATGGCCGATCGACATCGCCATCGCGCTGGTGTGGGTCGTGTTCACGGTGAACTTGATGGGCACCATCTTGCGTCGGCGCGAGAAGCACATGTATGTCGCCATCTGGTTCTTTATCGCCACGGCGCTGACTGTCGCGATGCTGCATATCGTAAACTCGCTGGCTGTTCCTGCCAGCGCCTTCAAGAGCTATCCGATCTATGCGGGTGTGCAGGATGCGCTGGTGCAATGGTGGTATGGGCACAACGCCGTGGCGTTCTTCCTCACCACGCCTTACCTCGGCCTGATGTATTACTTCCTGCCGAAGGCGGCCGAGCGCCCAGTGTTCTCGTATCGTCTCTCCATCATCCATTTCTGGGCGCTCATCTTTATCTACATCTGGGCGGGACCGCATCACTTGCTGTTCACGGCGTTGCCGGACTGGGCGCAATCCCTCGGCATGGTGTTCTCCGTGATGCTCGTGGCGCCGAGCTGGGGCGGCATGTTGAATGGTCTGCTCACCCTGCGCGGTGCGTGGGACAAGGTGCGTCAGGAACCCATGTTGAAGTTCATGGTCGTGGCGCTCACGGCTTACGGCATGGCCACGCTCGAAGGCCCGCTGCTCTCCATCAAGAGCGTGAACTCCCTCTCGCATTACACAGACTGGACCGTGGCGCACGTGCATACGGGCGCGCTGGGCTGGAACGGCTTCCTTACGTTCTCCATGCTCTACTGGCTGTTCCCGCGCCTGTATAATACGCCGCTGTGGTCCAAGAAGCTGGCGAACTGGCACTTCTGGATCTCGCTCACGGGCATGATGTTCTACGTCATCCCGATGTATTGGAGCGGCATCACACAGGGTTTGATGTGGAAGCAGTTCACGCCGGAAGGCTTCCTGAAGTATGCGAACTTCCTGGAGACGGTCATCCAGCTCATCCCCATGTTCGTACTGCGTGCCGTGGGTGGTCTGCTCTACATCTTGGGCGCTTTCTTGATGGCCTACAATCTGTGGAAGACGGCCAAGTCCGGTGTGTTCGTGCCGGAAGTGGAAGCGCAAGCGGCTCCGCGCAATGCCGGTCACGAGTTGCATGCGGAGCAAGATCCGTGGAAGCATCGCTGGCTGGAAGCCAAACCCATCACACTCACCGTGCTGTCACTCGTCGCGGTGGCCATCGGTGGACTGGTGGAGATCGTGCCGATGTATCTCATCAAGGAGAACGTGCCGACGATCTCCAGTGTGAAACCTTACACCCCGCTCGAAGTGCTGGGGCGTGACATCTACATCCGCGAGGGTTGCGTAGGTTGCCATTCACAGATGATCCGGCCTTTCCGCTCGGAAACGGAGCGTTACGGCGAGTATTCGAAGGCAGGTGAATTCGTTTATGATCATCCGTTCCTGTGGGGCTCCAAGCGTACGGGTCCGGACCTGCATCGCGTCGGTGCGAAGTATCCAGATGCGTGGCACTACAATCACATGGATGATCCGCGCCTCACGTCACCCGGCTCCATCATGCCGCGTTATCCGTGGCTGCTGGAGCAGAAGATGGACAAGAAGGCGTTGCCCGCCCGCATCGCCGCCTTGCGCAAGGTGGGCGTGCCGTATCCGGAAGGCTATGAGAACGGCGAGGCTTTGAAGGACTTGGAGAAACAGGCGGATACCATCGTGACGAACCTGAAGGTCGGTTCCGTCGAGGCACAACCGGACAAGGAGATCATCGCGATGATCGCGTATCTGCAACGGCTCGGCACGGACATCAAGGTGCAAGCCGCCACCACTCCGGCACCTAACCCCTCCAACTAA
- a CDS encoding CcoQ/FixQ family Cbb3-type cytochrome c oxidase assembly chaperone, with amino-acid sequence MIKNVLTHIGGVENFGIISILLFFAVFAGALIYAACLKKPFLKQMSQIPLEDGTKNTEARHE; translated from the coding sequence ATGATCAAGAATGTTCTGACCCATATCGGTGGTGTCGAGAATTTCGGCATCATCTCGATTCTGCTGTTCTTCGCGGTCTTCGCCGGTGCGCTGATCTATGCGGCGTGCCTGAAGAAACCTTTCCTGAAACAGATGAGCCAGATTCCGCTGGAAGACGGCACCAAGAACACGGAGGCACGCCATGAGTAA
- a CDS encoding alpha/beta hydrolase produces MIRSADQANLLPLMQTIGLHHLKGRLAGAVAILISLVSLPVSGQVMAVSKPTRANVSYGKHARQVLDFYQAEGKQPQPLLFFIHGGGWMNGDKANPDFLAKCLESGISVVSINYRFIPDAIADKIDPPVKACLDDAARALQFVRSKATEWNIDKTRIAGCGGSAGGFTALWLAFHPELADPKSDDLIARESTRLTCVLTFVPQTSLDPQQMRDWIPNNDYGHHAFALPSMAEFMKQREKLMPWIKRLSPYELATADDPPVLLFYDSVPALGQPHKDPPHSANFGAGLAVKLKQVGVSHEFNYTGATGLKYPDLFSFLTDKLKISPAR; encoded by the coding sequence ATGATACGTTCTGCCGACCAGGCCAATCTCCTGCCACTCATGCAAACTATTGGATTACATCATCTTAAGGGGCGGTTGGCCGGGGCGGTCGCCATTCTGATTTCATTGGTTTCGTTGCCAGTGTCTGGGCAGGTAATGGCTGTTTCCAAACCCACGCGTGCAAATGTTTCTTACGGCAAGCACGCGCGTCAGGTATTGGATTTTTATCAGGCGGAGGGGAAGCAGCCGCAGCCATTGCTATTCTTCATCCATGGCGGCGGTTGGATGAACGGTGACAAGGCGAACCCTGATTTTCTCGCGAAGTGCCTGGAGTCTGGCATCTCGGTGGTGTCGATCAACTATCGCTTCATCCCTGATGCCATCGCAGATAAGATCGATCCTCCTGTGAAGGCCTGCTTGGACGATGCCGCCCGCGCGTTGCAATTCGTCCGCAGCAAAGCGACGGAATGGAACATCGACAAAACGCGCATCGCCGGATGTGGCGGTTCCGCTGGCGGCTTTACTGCTCTGTGGCTCGCGTTTCATCCGGAGCTGGCGGATCCGAAAAGTGATGACCTGATCGCTCGCGAATCCACACGACTGACGTGTGTGCTGACTTTTGTGCCGCAGACATCTCTCGATCCACAACAGATGAGGGACTGGATCCCGAACAATGATTATGGGCATCATGCGTTTGCCTTGCCGAGCATGGCGGAGTTTATGAAGCAACGGGAAAAGCTGATGCCTTGGATCAAAAGGTTATCCCCTTATGAACTGGCCACGGCGGATGATCCCCCGGTCTTGCTCTTCTACGATTCAGTTCCAGCACTGGGGCAACCGCACAAAGATCCGCCTCATTCAGCAAATTTCGGCGCGGGTCTTGCAGTGAAACTCAAGCAAGTGGGGGTCAGTCACGAATTCAACTACACGGGTGCAACGGGATTGAAGTATCCCGATCTGTTCAGCTTTTTGACGGACAAGCTCAAAATTTCTCCGGCCAGATAA
- a CDS encoding cbb3-type cytochrome c oxidase N-terminal domain-containing protein, with the protein MSNDPKQPILLEHEADGIKELDNLLPRWWVWLFYICVAFSIGYMLYYHVFNMGDLQAAAYVKEQKAGDEIKTASLAKFEANIASLVPTKEPAVMSQGSQVYTTYCAPCHRGDGGGIVGPNLTDDFWIHGSNYVDTVKVIINGVPDKGMLTWRGVLKPDEITSVASYIYTLRGTQPPNPKPPENQPKGPEKPSEFE; encoded by the coding sequence ATGAGTAACGACCCAAAACAGCCCATCCTGCTGGAGCACGAAGCAGATGGCATTAAAGAACTCGACAACCTGCTGCCGCGCTGGTGGGTGTGGCTCTTCTACATCTGCGTGGCGTTCTCCATCGGCTACATGCTTTACTATCATGTGTTCAACATGGGCGACTTGCAGGCGGCCGCTTATGTGAAGGAACAAAAGGCGGGTGATGAGATCAAGACCGCATCGCTCGCCAAGTTCGAAGCTAACATCGCATCGCTCGTTCCCACCAAAGAGCCAGCCGTGATGAGCCAAGGCTCGCAGGTTTACACCACCTATTGCGCGCCCTGCCATCGTGGCGATGGCGGCGGCATCGTGGGGCCGAACTTGACGGATGATTTCTGGATCCATGGCTCCAACTATGTGGACACGGTAAAAGTCATCATCAACGGCGTGCCGGACAAGGGCATGCTGACCTGGCGCGGCGTACTAAAACCGGATGAGATCACCTCCGTGGCCAGTTACATCTATACCTTGCGTGGCACGCAACCGCCGAATCCGAAACCGCCGGAGAATCAGCCGAAGGGCCCGGAGAAGCCGAGCGAGTTCGAGTGA
- a CDS encoding alpha/beta hydrolase-fold protein has translation MKSIALSCTLLLSLSLQSVFAADAKGPAAATPANTSTNVPASPTRTKDNVEFIIGPNYANAPELTVKEGVPKGKIHEFTMDSTESKIYTGIAKNQPPPVPYKRKVAVYVPAQYKPGTAAPFIVAQDGLGYMNTLPKALDNLIHEKRVPVMIAIMINSGGGDSKGSQRGLEYDTMSGLYAEFVEKEVLPRIEKDYNLKFTKDPEGRATIGGSSGGSAALSMAWYRPDLYHRVLTYSGTYVDQQSPKSVVTPRGAWEYHATLIPNSERKPLRIWLEISEKDNGWNRDEASLHNWVMANQRMAAVLKAKGYQYRYVFAEAAGHTDGRVTRQTLPGALEWLWEGYKGK, from the coding sequence ATGAAATCCATCGCTCTGTCCTGCACATTGCTGCTAAGTCTCAGTCTGCAATCTGTTTTCGCGGCGGATGCCAAAGGCCCCGCTGCTGCCACTCCTGCCAATACCAGCACGAATGTACCGGCATCGCCGACGCGCACGAAGGATAATGTGGAGTTCATCATCGGGCCCAATTACGCGAATGCGCCGGAGTTAACGGTGAAAGAAGGCGTGCCGAAGGGGAAGATCCATGAGTTCACGATGGATTCCACCGAGAGCAAGATCTATACGGGCATTGCGAAGAACCAGCCGCCGCCGGTCCCTTACAAACGCAAGGTGGCGGTGTATGTGCCCGCTCAATACAAGCCGGGGACAGCCGCCCCGTTCATCGTGGCGCAGGATGGCTTGGGGTATATGAACACGTTGCCGAAGGCGTTGGATAATCTGATCCATGAAAAGCGTGTGCCGGTGATGATTGCCATTATGATCAATTCCGGCGGTGGTGATTCCAAGGGCAGCCAGCGCGGTCTGGAATACGATACGATGTCCGGCCTTTATGCTGAGTTTGTGGAGAAAGAAGTGCTGCCGCGGATCGAGAAGGATTACAATCTGAAGTTCACGAAAGACCCGGAAGGCAGGGCGACGATAGGTGGCAGCTCCGGTGGTTCAGCGGCACTCTCCATGGCATGGTATCGGCCGGATCTGTATCATCGTGTGCTGACGTACTCCGGCACGTATGTGGACCAGCAATCGCCGAAGAGTGTAGTGACACCACGCGGTGCCTGGGAGTATCACGCCACGCTTATCCCGAACAGCGAGCGCAAGCCGCTCCGCATCTGGCTGGAGATCAGTGAAAAGGATAACGGGTGGAATCGCGATGAGGCGTCCTTGCATAACTGGGTGATGGCAAACCAGCGCATGGCGGCGGTGCTGAAGGCGAAGGGGTATCAATACCGCTATGTGTTCGCGGAAGCAGCCGGCCATACGGATGGACGGGTGACGCGGCAGACGTTACCGGGGGCGCTGGAGTGGTTGTGGGAGGGGTACAAGGGGAAGTAG
- a CDS encoding arsenate reductase ArsC — MSATKPTVLILCTGNSCRSHMAEGILRHVAGDILNVESAGSKPAGYVHPLAIKALAEIGIDISHHCSKSMNEFLHQPVETVITVCGKADQVCPHYPGQVNRYHWPFDDPAHATGTEEEQMQVFRRVRDEIKAKFEAYAQERSKP; from the coding sequence ATGTCCGCTACCAAACCCACCGTCCTCATCCTTTGCACCGGCAACTCCTGCCGCAGCCACATGGCCGAAGGCATCCTGCGCCATGTCGCCGGTGATATCCTCAATGTGGAAAGCGCTGGCTCCAAACCCGCAGGCTACGTCCACCCGCTCGCCATCAAAGCCCTCGCCGAAATCGGCATCGACATCTCCCACCACTGCTCCAAAAGCATGAACGAGTTTCTGCATCAACCCGTGGAAACCGTTATCACCGTCTGCGGCAAAGCCGACCAAGTCTGCCCGCATTATCCCGGACAGGTGAATCGCTACCACTGGCCCTTCGACGATCCTGCCCACGCCACCGGCACCGAAGAAGAGCAGATGCAGGTTTTCCGCCGCGTCCGCGATGAAATCAAAGCAAAGTTTGAAGCCTACGCCCAAGAACGCTCTAAACCGTAA
- the ccoG gene encoding cytochrome c oxidase accessory protein CcoG — protein MSIPSKEPYDPLSAQQQANPADFRDHIGTADKKGYRQWIYAKKVDGKWFRWRTWMSWVLLAIMFVGPFVRINGNPLLMINIVERKFSILGQIFWPQDTFIFAVAMLVFFVGIMIFTTAFGRLWCGWTCPQTVMMEMVFRKIEYWIDGDAHEQRALAAAPWSPHKIWKRVSKYGVFFVLSFIVGNTLFSYIVGSDKLFQIITDDPRNHVTGLTFMILFTLLFFAIFARFREQACTFICPYGRFQSALLDENTMVVAYDYKRGEGRAPLKRGQAPEQRKAGGKGDCVNCHQCVAVCPTGIDIRNGVQMECVNCTACIDACDNVMDKVGQPRGLIRYASLNGIEKGESLKFTARMKLYSVILTALITLFLVLVFTRSDVETALLRAPGSLFQKAGEGRISNIYTLRVVNKTGHDIAVELRLLNSEGTVKVLGAGEFIVPKENSAQTSVLIELEEEDLDGASTHLEIGVYSHGKLLETVKTAFVGPRK, from the coding sequence ATGAGCATTCCCTCAAAAGAACCCTACGATCCTCTCAGCGCTCAGCAGCAGGCCAACCCTGCTGATTTCCGCGACCATATCGGCACAGCAGACAAGAAAGGCTATCGCCAGTGGATCTATGCGAAGAAGGTGGATGGGAAATGGTTCCGCTGGCGCACGTGGATGAGCTGGGTGCTGCTGGCGATCATGTTCGTCGGCCCGTTCGTGCGCATCAACGGCAATCCGCTGCTGATGATCAACATCGTAGAGAGGAAGTTCTCCATCCTGGGCCAGATCTTCTGGCCGCAGGACACATTCATCTTCGCGGTGGCGATGCTGGTGTTCTTCGTGGGCATCATGATCTTCACCACGGCGTTTGGACGGTTGTGGTGCGGGTGGACCTGCCCGCAGACGGTGATGATGGAGATGGTCTTCCGGAAGATCGAATACTGGATCGACGGCGATGCGCATGAGCAGAGGGCGCTCGCCGCCGCGCCGTGGAGCCCGCACAAGATCTGGAAGCGCGTGAGCAAGTATGGCGTGTTCTTTGTCCTGTCCTTCATCGTGGGCAATACGCTGTTCAGCTACATCGTGGGCAGCGACAAGCTGTTCCAGATCATCACCGATGATCCGCGGAACCACGTGACGGGGCTGACGTTCATGATCCTGTTCACGCTGCTGTTCTTCGCGATCTTCGCGCGGTTCCGCGAGCAGGCGTGCACGTTCATCTGTCCTTATGGCCGGTTCCAGTCCGCCCTGCTGGATGAGAACACGATGGTCGTCGCCTATGACTACAAACGCGGTGAGGGCCGGGCACCGTTGAAGCGCGGGCAAGCGCCTGAGCAACGCAAGGCGGGAGGCAAGGGAGATTGCGTGAACTGCCATCAATGCGTGGCAGTTTGTCCGACAGGCATCGACATCCGCAACGGCGTGCAGATGGAGTGTGTGAACTGCACGGCGTGCATCGATGCGTGCGACAACGTCATGGACAAGGTGGGCCAGCCGCGCGGGCTCATCCGCTACGCCTCGTTGAACGGCATCGAGAAAGGGGAATCGCTCAAATTCACCGCCCGCATGAAGCTGTATTCCGTCATCCTGACGGCGTTGATCACGCTGTTCCTCGTGCTGGTGTTCACCCGGTCCGATGTGGAGACGGCCTTGCTGCGGGCACCGGGCTCGCTCTTTCAAAAAGCGGGCGAAGGCCGTATCAGCAACATCTACACGCTGCGCGTGGTGAACAAGACGGGACATGACATCGCGGTAGAGCTGCGGTTGCTTAACAGTGAAGGCACCGTGAAAGTGCTGGGCGCGGGCGAATTCATCGTGCCCAAGGAGAATTCCGCGCAGACGTCCGTGCTGATCGAACTGGAAGAAGAGGATCTGGACGGAGCCAGCACGCATCTTGAGATCGGCGTGTATTCGCACGGCAAACTTTTGGAGACGGTGAAAACAGCTTTTGTAGGGCCGAGGAAATGA